In the Onychostoma macrolepis isolate SWU-2019 chromosome 09, ASM1243209v1, whole genome shotgun sequence genome, one interval contains:
- the hnmt gene encoding histamine N-methyltransferase, with protein MAAPFRSLVEDYPRYLKSFELFLERSSEHQCMQDFIHNTLPDILASIGGGRSVFNVMGVGSGAGEIDLEMLAQLHLKHPHVKVDNEVVEPSNDMLHKYKVRVSTTPDLDHINFTWNKMTASEFEKHWQEKNPGKKMDFIHMIQMLYYVKDPEATVSFFRSLLHKDGKLLIILVSGESGWGKLWTTFKEQLCYTEISQCITTGDIKTFLNTEGIPYQNYELLSQMDITECFTDGDQVGELLLDFLTEVIEFSKNAPEDLKKGVLDLLRHPDCSKEVDGRIIFNNNLGVLVVEP; from the exons ATGGCAGCTCCATTCAGATCACTTGTGGAAGATTATCCAAGATACCTCAAATCTTTTGAGCTTTTTCTGGAGCGCTCATCAGAGCACCAGTGCATGCAGGACTTCATTCATAATACGCTACCAGACATACTGGCAAG CATTGGAGGGGGGAgatctgttttcaatgtaaTGGGAGTAGGGAGCGGAGCAG GTGAGATTGATCTAGAGATGCTAGCTCAACTACACCTGAAACATCCACATGTCAAAGTCGACAATGAAGTTGTGGAACCAAGCAATGACATGCTGCACAAATATAAAG tTCGAGTGTCAACAACTCCAGATCTTGATCATATAAACTTTACATGGAATAAGATGACGGCATCTGAATTTGAAAAACATTGGCAAGAGAAAAACCCTGGGAAAAAGATGGACTTCATTCACATGATACAG ATGCTGTACTACGTCAAAGATCCAGAGGCCACCGTCTCATTTTTTCGGAGTCTTCTACACAAAGATGGAAAACTCTTAATCATTCTGGTGTCAG GTGAGAGTGGATGGGGAAAATTATGGACAACCTTTAAAGAACAACTCTGCTATACTGAAATCAGTCAGTGCATTACTACAGGAGATATAAAGACCTTCCTAAATACTGAGGGCATCCCCTACCAGAACTATGAGCTTCTGTCCCAAATGGACATCACAGAGTGCTTCACTGATGGAGACCAGGTGGGAGAGCTGCTGCTGGATTTCCTTACCGAGGTCATAGAGTTCAGTAAGAATGCTCCTGAAGACCTGAAGAAAGGAGTGCTGGACTTACTGAGACATCCTGACTGCAGCAAAGAGGTGGATGGCAGGATCATCTTCAACAACAACCTGGGAGTCTTAGTGGTTGAGCCGTAG